A stretch of DNA from Campylobacter concisus:
GATAAGGGCACAATGGTGATGGATACGCCAGACTTCCCGGCTGCATATATAGGTGTGGCAAAGGCGACTGCAGAGTCTTATTTTGAGCTAAAAGGCAGGAGCGATTTGCTTTGGACATATGTAAGTCCAGCAGGCGACTACGACGCAAGTGGTGCTCACACTGGTAAATACACGCTTGGTGGAGATAATCTCATCTTAAACTCAAAAAATGAGAGCTATATAAGCTATGCAGACCTTGCTATAGCAATCATAGACGAACTAAAAAACAAAAAATTTATACAAAAACGCTTCACAGCAGTTAGCAAGCGAGAATAAAAATTATAGATTTGACATAGTTAACACAAAAAGTCGGCTTGTCAAATCTAAACTAAAAAATAAACTGCTTTTAGTAAAAATTTAAAGTATAATCAGAGAAAATTTCAAGGACAATCATGCAAGTAGGGATCAAGTTTTCAACCGCGATCCATGTAGTTTTAGCAGCTTATTTTTTCAAAGACGAGAAAGTCACGAGCGAATTTATAGCAGGTAGTATAAACACAAATCCTGTCATAGTTAGGCGCCTGCTTGGCACTCTAAAGGCTGCAGGACTTGTGAATGTTGTAGCTGGAGTTGGTGGTGTGAGTCTTGCAAAAGAGCCAAAAGATATAACCCTCCTTCAAATTTTTAACGCAGTAAATGATAAAGAAAAACTTTTTAAGATCCACTCTGACTCACCTAAAGCCTGCCCACTTGGTAGCAAGATCGAGGGACTTTTAACTGGTCACTTCCTAAAAGCACAAGAAGCTTTAGAGGATAGTTTAAGAAGCATTACTTTACAAGATCTATTAGATGAGCTTATTGATTTATAAAATTTAAAAAGTAGGCAAACCAAGTTATAGAATTTAAAAAGTAGGCAGATATATAAAAAAACCAATCTATTTTATTTATTAGGAACGCTATGCGCTCCTAACTATTTTTATATATATTTTATGTAAGAATTTTTATAAATTCCTAGATTTTATTACTCTTTGCTTTTCTCTTTTTTAGCTTTGCTCTTTTTCTCTGCTTTATCTTTTGGGCTTTCTTTCTTATCTTTGACTTCTTTTACGCTATCTTTAGCACCATCTTTTTTCTCTTTTACTTCATCACTCTTTTTACTTACTTTTTGTTTTGTGTCATCTTTTTTAGATTTTGTTTTAGCTTTTGTTTCGTCTATCTTTGTAGTGCCTGATACTGATATATCTGATTTTAAATTTTCAAATGTCTTATCACCTATACCATTTACATTTTTTATATCTTCTATTGAGTTAAATTTATTTGCTTTTCTATACTCTATTATTGCATCTGCCTTTGAAGATCCTATGCCATCTAAACTCATTAACTCTTCTTTTGTGGCAGTGTTTAAATTTATGGCTGCTAGTAATGTAGAAGCTGCTACTAATAGTGAGAATATAATCTTTTTCATTTTTGTCCTTTTTGGGTAAATTTGGGTTTGGAGTCTATCATATTTGGTGTTTTTAGTCAACACTCGCATAAAAACATAAGCTAAAAGATATTTATAAATGTAAAGATAAAAAGTCTAATTATTTAAAAATATAAATAAATTTTAGATTTGATATTTTGTTATAAATTAAGAAATAATATTAAAAGATGATTGTTTAGATAAAGAATATTAAAAATCAACAAAGCCCGCAACGACCTACTTTTCCAACATCCCAGTAAGGGAGAGTATCATCAGCCAGGACGAGCTTAGCTTCTTGGTTCGAGATGGAGCAAGGCGTTTCCTCGTCTGTATAGTCACGGGCAGTGTTAAATAAAAGATATATCAGATAAATCTCTTATTTAACACTACTTGATAAAGTTAAAAGTCATAAACAAAGTTTTATAAAAACATATCTTATTAAGTTTTTATCCTTAACAAGGAAGTGATGCTTATTAAAAGATAAGCAGACGAGCTATTAGTACTGGTCAGCTAAAGGACTTTCATCCATTACACACCCAGCCTATCAAACACATAGTCTATATGAGCTCTTAAAAGAAGATTCATCTTGGAGTTGGCTTCCTGCTTAGATGCTTTCAGCAGTTATCACATCCCAACATAGCTACCGAGCGGTGCTCTTGGCAGAACAACTCGTACACCAGTGGTTGGTTCGACCCGGTCCTCTCGTACTAGGGTCAACTCTCCTCAATCTTCTTACGCCCACGGCAGATAGGGACCGAACTGTCTCACGACGTTCTGAACCCAGCTCGCGTACCGCTTTAAATGGCGAACAGCCATACCCTTGGGACCTGCTCCAGCCCCAGGATGCGATGAGCCGACATCGAGGTGCCAAACCTCCCCGTCGATGTGAGCTCTTGGGGGAGATCAGCCTGTTATCCCCGGGGTACCTTTTATCCTTTGAGCGATGGCCCTTCCACACAGAACCACCGGATCACTAAGACCGACTTTCGTCCCTGCTTGACGTGTATGTCTCGCAGTTAAGCTGGCTTTTGCCTTTATACTCTGCGAACGATTTCCAACCGTTCTGAGCCAACCTTTGTAAGCCTCCGTTACATTTTGGGAGGCGACCGCCCCAGTCAAACTACCCACCAGACATTGTCCTACTTGAGGATAACTCAAGCTAGTTAGCTATCAGAATAAAAAAGAGTGGTATCTCAACAACGGCTCACCATAAACTGGCGTCTATAGATCAAAGCCTCCCACCTATCCTGCACATTTTTATCCCAATAGCAGTGTCAAGCTGTAGTAAAGGTCCACGGGGTCTTTCCGTCTTGCCGCGGGTAGGAGGAATTTTCACCTCCACTACAATTTCACTGGATCCCTCTTCGAGACAGCTCCCATCTCGTTACGCCATTCATGCAGGTCGATATTTAATCGACAAGGAATTTCGCTACCTTAGGACCGTTATAGTTACGGCCGCCGTTTACTCGGGCTTCGATCAAACGCTTCGCAGAGCTAACGTCATCAATTAACCTTCGAGCACCGGGCAGGCGTCACACCCTATACATCCTCTTACGAGTTAGCAGAGTGCTGTGTTTTTGGTAAACAGTCGGGAGGGACTCTTTGTTGTAACCTTCAATGCTTACGGAGTAAATCCTTCACAAAGTTAGGCACACCTTATACCGAAGATACGGTGCTATTTTGCAGAGTTCCTTGAAGAGAGTTCTTCCACGCGCCTTAGAATACTCATCCCACCCACCTGTGTCGGTTTACGGTACGGGCAACTATAACTAAACTTAGAAACTTTTCTTGGCTCGACAGTATCGGCAATTCGCTATCCATTCCGAAGAACTTCAAACGCCTGTGGGGTCTCGGCTTAAAAAGATCCGGATTTGCCTGGATCTTAACCTACACCTTTCGACTAGCACTACCATCCGCTAGCTTGCTTAACTCTAAGCGTCCTTCCATCGCACATTATAGTTGGCATTGGAATATTAACCAATTTTCCATCGCATACCCCTTTCGGACTTTGCTTAGGACCCGGCTAACCCTACGATGACGAGCATCGCGTAGGAAACCTTGGGTTTACGGCGTTGGGGATTCTCACCCCAATTATCGCTACTCATGCCTGCATGCTCACTTGTATTCGCTCCAGCACTCCTTACCGGTATACCTTCAACGCAAATACAACGCTCTCCTACCACTTAGTAAAACTAAGTCTAAAGCTTCGGTACTCATTTTAGCCCCGTTATATTTTCCGCGCAGAATCACTAGACCAGTGAGCTATTACGCTTTCTTTAAAGGATGGCTGCTTCTAAGCCAACCTCCTGGTTGTTTAAGTAACTCCACATCGTTTTCCACTTAAATGAGATTTAGGGACCTTAGCTGTTAGTCTGGGTTGTTCCCCTCTCGACGACGGATTTTATCACTCGCCGCCTGACTGCCATGATTACACACTAGGTATTCGGAGTTTGATAGGGTTTGGTACATTGGTGTATGCCCTAGCCCATTCAGTGCTCTACCCCCCAGTGTTACTACATGACGCTATACCTAAATATATTTCGGAGAGAACCAGCTATCACGATGTTTGATTGGCCTTTCACCCCTATCCACAAGTCATCCCATAGCTTTTCAACGCTAGCGGGTTCGGTCCTCCACCGGCTCTTACACCGGTTTCAACCTGCTCATGGATAGATCACATCGTTTCGGGTCTGCAACGTCTGACTAAACGCCCTATTAAGACTCGCTTTCGCTACGGCTCCGGGTTTCCTTAACCTTGCCAGACATCACAACTCGCAGGCTCATTATGCAAAAGGCAGTCCATCACCCTGATAAATCATAGGGCTCTGAATGATTGTAAGCAAATGGTTTCAGGTTCTATTTCACTCTGATCACCTCAGTTCTTTTCACCTTTCCCTCACGGTACTTGTGCACTATCGGTCTAGTAGTAGTATTTAGGGTTGGATAGTGGTCTACCCAGCTTCAGACAGAATATCACGTGTTCCGCCCTACTCAGGATACTGCTAAGTAAAACAAAGCTTTCATATACGGGAGTATCACCCTCTATGCTTAATCTTTCCAAATTATTCTATTAGCTAAGTTTAGTCTATATTGCAGTCCTACAACCCCGTTAGTAAACTAACGGTTTGCCCTCTTACGCGTTCGCTCGCCGCTACTAGCGTAATCTCTTTTGATTTCTTTTCCTGAGGGTACTAAGATGTTTCAATTCCCCTCGTTCGCTCCATATTAGGTAGTTAAGCTCGCGCTTAACTGGGTTGCCCCATTCAGAAATTCCCGGATCAAAGCCCCTTGACGGCTCCCCGAGACTTATCGCAGCCTGGCACGTCTTTCATCGCCTCTACTAGCCAAGGCATCCACCACTTGCTCTTTGTAGCTTACCTTTTCTATATTAGATTATTCTAATTCGCATCACTTCCTTGTTAAAGATAACTTTATGTTACTATATTTAAATTCTAGCTCTCAAGACGGAAAGCATTGACTACTATTTAGATAAGTTTTAAATCCTAAATAGATTGTGATGTCAAACTTTTGCATTAAATGCAAAGAGAATAGAAATTTAAATCTTTAACAAGTCCTGTAAAATTGTTTTTAAAACTTGCTTGTGACTATTAACAATATTAATTAAAAGAACATTTAGACAAAAGTCTAATTAGAAAGTTTAAAAATTTAAGCTCTCTAATTAGACTTAATACGGTTAAACTATTTTATGGTGGAGAATAGCGGGATCGAACCGCTGACCTCCTGCGTGCAAAGCAGGCGCTCTCCCAGCTGAGCTAATTCCCCAATTAAATTCTCTGGTGGGCCTAACAAGACTTGAACTTGTGACCTCACCCTTATCAGGGGTGCACTCTAACCAGCTGAGCTATAGGCCCCTATAGGTCTATCAATCTTTCAAAACTAAACAAGGATGATTGAGAATATCTTTCTTATAGATATCTTGTGAGAGAATATCTATATGTACTCTAGAAAGGAGGTGATCCAACCGCAGGTTCTCCTACGGTTACCTTGTTACGACTTCACCCCAGTCGCTGATTCCACTGTGGACGGTAACTAATTTAGTATTCCGGCTTCGAGTGAAATCAACTCCCATGGTGTGACGGGCGGTGAGTACAAGACCCGGGAACGTATTCACCGTAGCATGGCTGATCTACGATTACTAGCGATTCCGGCTTCATGGAGTCGAGTTGCAGACTCCAATCCGAACTGGGACATATTTTATAGATTTGCTCCATCTCGCGATATTGCTTCTCATTGTATATGCCATTGTAGCACGTGTGTCGCCCCGGACATAAGGGCCATGATGACTTGACGTCGTCCACACCTTCCTCCTCCTTACGAAGGCAGTCTCATTAGAGTGCTCAGCCGAACTGTTAGCAACTAATGACGTGGGTTGCGCTCGTTGCGGGACTTAACCCAACATCTCACGACACGAGCTGACGACAGCCGTGCAGCACCTGTCTTAACATTTCTGCAAGCAGACACTCTTCTATCTCTAGATGATTTGTTAGATATCAAGTCCGGGTAAGGTTCTTCGCGTATCTTCGAATTAAACCACATGCTCCACCGCTTGTGCGGGTCCCCGTCTATTCCTTTGAGTTTTAATCTTGCGACCGTACTCCCCAGGCGGTATACTTAATCCGTTAGGTGCATTACTGCCAAGACTAGCTTAGCAACAACTAGTATACATCGTTTAGGGCGTGGACTACCAGGGTATCTAATCCTGTTTGCTCCCCACGCTTTCACGCATTAGCGTCAGTTGAGTTCCAGCAGATCGCCTTCGCAATGGGTATTCCTGGTGATCTCTACGGATTTTACCCCTACACCACCAATTCCATCTGCCTCTCCCTCACTCTAGATTACCAGTTTCCCAAGCAGTTCTATGGTTAAGCCATAGGATTTCACAAGAGACTTGATAATCCGCCTACGCGTCCTTTACGCCCAGTGATTCCGAGTAACGCTTGCACCCTCCGTATTACCGCGGCTGCTGGCACGGAGTTAGCCGGTGCTTATTCGTTAGGTACCGTCATTATTCTTCCCTAACAAAAGGAGTTTACGCTCCGAAAAGTGTCATCCTCCACGCGGCGTTGCTGCTTCAGGGTTTCCCCCATTGAGCAATATTCCCTACTGCTGCCTCCCGTAGGAGTCTGGACCGTGTCTCAGTTCCAGTGTGACTGATCATCCTCTCAGACCAGTTATGCGTCATAGCCTTGGTGAGCCATTACCTCACCAACTAGCTGATACAATATAGCCTCATCCTACACCGATAAAACTTTCCCTATCTAACTTATGTAAGACAGGAGTATAGAGTATTAGCAGCCGTTTCCAACTGTTGTCCTCTAGTGTAGGGCAGATTAGCTATACATTACTCACCCGTGCGCCACTAACTCATAAGAGCAAGCTCTTACTTGTCCGTTCGACTTGCATGTATTAGGCACGCCGCCAGCGTTCACTCTGAGCCAGGATCAAACTCTCCATATTAATTACCTATCTAATAGACAGGATTTTTATTATGAAGTTTTTAATCAAAAAAACTTTTAGTTTTTATATTAGTTTGTCTAATCTATTATTTAATCATAATAGACTGGCTCAATCGATCACTTGTTTAGATTTCAAAGATTGACTAATAGTTTAACAATTGTAAGTTAAAAGAACTTTCTGCTCTGCGTTTTGCAAAACAGAAAGTGAAGTATATAGAAGTGATGCTTAAATACAGATAAAAATCAGGCTAATTTTTAAAAACCCATAAAGAAATTTTGAAGTCCAACTTTTCCATTAAATATAATATCTTTTTTGTTTGGATCATATTTAAATTCACTTATTACTTTTTTGTCCTCTTCTTTAAAATATCCAGCAGATATCAAAGTAGGCTCAACAAAAGCTACTTCTGGCACTAATGTATCAAAAAAATTCGCCAGACTTTCATCGACACTTATTTTTCCACTAAGAGATAATTTATCAAAAATTTCTGACTGATTTGTTCCCTTTTTAAAGCCATTTACTGCTGCATCTAAATTTAGCTTTAGAGCCTTATCTCCCTTTTTGAAACTTAATGTATCTATTTTTATGGTTGGATTCTTTTCTAAGATTTGATCTACTGTCTCATCAAAATTTAATCCAGCTAAAACATTATAATTTTCTTCATTATTTAAATTATTAAGCTTGTCTAATACATTATTTAATGCAGGCACATTGATATTTGCGATTTTGCTATCAAAGACAAAATCTGTATATTTTACTTTATCAACTGCTACGATACCTATTTTTATAACATCGTCTGATCTTCCAAGATCATTTGAGATTTCAAATTTTGAGTCATACTTAAAGTCATCTATCAAAACATTACTTACATCATTAGATGCGAAAGACACCCTTTTAAATTTAACTTTTGCTAGATAAGGTACAAGCTGACTCTCTAAAATTTTTGAAATCTTAACTGGCTCTTTATAACTTGAGTCAATATAGAACCCTTCGATATTTAGATCAACTTTATTGTATTCACTAAAATCTTTCAAAACAATCTTATCTGCTTCAACCTTTAAGCTGTTTATACTATCTTTTGAATCAAGCGTCATACCAATCTTTATATCTTTTGTATTAAATGCAGTTTTTTGCTTATCATTAAATTCAATATTGCTAAATTTAATATCCACATCTTTATCGCCAGTTAAGCTAACTTTTGTTTTAGTTGTTGCAATGACGTTTGAACCCATGAATGTTGCGATAATGTTTTTAATCATATCGTTTTGGATAGAAATTTTTGAGTCTATTTCAAAGCCATCTATAAAAGCAAGCGCTGTATGAGAAATTTCATTTTCTACTTTAAAAACCAAATCCTCATTTACATTTTTACCAAATATATTTTCCAAAAGATCTTTTGAAACACTAAAATCAAATGATCCTTTTGAGCCAAAAAAACCTTTTTTGTAATTGTTATTAGAAATTTTAAAGCCCTTAATATTATTTAGATCATTCACTATCCTTTGATAGTTTTTCTCCACCTCATTTGAAGCAAAATAAACCGCTCCAATGGCTACCATGATAACTACGATTAAAGCAGATATCACCTTTTTCATGCTTTTCTCCTTTTTGTAATATGTTGTAAAAAAAACCAAATTCCAAGCAACAAACAAACCATAGCAAGAGGCATAATATATCCATGCTCGCCAAGATAGTCGCTTGCACCTACAAAATAATCACCCGCTTTAAAGCTGGCAAATCCGATAATGGCCGCCCAAAGCACTGACGAGATCAAATTTATAATGCTAAATTTATAAAATGAATATTTCGTAAGTCCAAGCGCGATAGGAACCAAAGTTTTGACGCCGTAGATAAATTTTTTGATAAATATTATCTTATCGCCGTGTTTTTTGGCCAAAATTCCTGCATAAGCAAGCTTTCTTTTATGATTTTTGATATAAGGCATAAGTGAGCTTTTATTAAATCTTGCGAGATAAAAAATTAGCGTGTCGCCGATTGTATTTGCCACAGCAGCGACAATTATACTAAGAGTGATATCCATCTTACCGGCAAAACTTAAAATTCCAGCGGCGATTAATGCAACCATACCGCCACCAAGGCTATAAAAAAACAATACAATATAGCCGTATGTTGAAACTGAGTTTATGATATCTTGCATTAATCTCCTAAAAGTTTAGATGCGGAGGCTATTAGCTGTTCATAGGCATAGCCACTTTGCTTTAAAATTTCTTCTCTTGCACTGATGACTGCTCCACCAAAGCTAGCTCCCGCAAAGAAACCATCATTTGCGGCATATGCGTAAATATCACTTGAAAATTTAAAATCGCTTACTTTACTGTAATTGCGTCCAATGTCACCAAAAGCTACTGAAAGCTTTGTATCAAGCGTGATCTTGGCATCTTTAATATCGTGGATAATGCTATCTTTAAATATAAAAAGTACAAGTGAACTATCTTCATAACCAAGCTGTATACCGATACTGCCGCCACTTATGCTAACTGGTAAAATTTCACTTGGCGAGTTAATGTTGCCAACAACCATGATGCCATCTCCGCCCATGCCACCAACTACAAAACCGACCTTTTTAACACTTGGAAAGATGATCGTCGCTTTTGACTGCTCGATTAGCTCTTTTATAGGAGCGTTTCTAGCGCCTCTCATAGTTGTTATAAACGAGTTTGCCGAATCTAGCACGAGCTCCTCGCTGGCAAAGCCAAGTGAGAAAAATAATAAAATTGAAAAAAGAAATTTCATATCTTGCCGTTATTTCGCAAAATCAACAGCGCGAGTCTCTCTGATGACGCTTACTTTTATCTCACCAGGATACTGCACCTTACTCTCAATCTCTTGAGCTATCTCTTTTGCTACAAGCACTGCCTCGTCGTCGTTTATGAGTTTAGCATTTGCGATGACACGAATCTCACGGCCTGCATTTATCGCATAAGCTTGTTTGATGCCATCTTTACTTTTTGCGATGTTCTCGATCTCTTCGACACGTTTTAGGAAGCTCTCAAGCACCTCGCGCCTTGCACCTGGACGAGCTGCACTTAGTGCGTCAGCTGCGCAAACAGCCGCACTTTCTATACTTGTTGCCTCTTCGTGGCCGTGGTGAGCGTAGATAGCGTTGATGACTACTGGATGCTCTTTGTAGCGCTTACAAATTTCTGCTCCAAGATCAACGTGACTGCCCTCATACTCGTGAGTTAGCGCCTTACCAATATCGTGAAGTATGCCAGCTCTTTTTGCAAGCTTCTCATCTCCGCCACACTCAGCTGCGATGATGCCAGCAAGGTGAGCTACTTCAAGGCTGTGCGCTAGGGCATTTTGTCCGTAGCTCGCTCTAAATTTAAGCTTGCCTATTAGTTTTACGATCTCTGGATGAATTTTATTTAGACCAAGATCCATGACGATATTTTCGCCCTCTTCTTGTATGCTTTGCTCAAATTCTTCAGTCACTTTTTTGTGAAGATCTTCTATCCTTGCTGGCTGAATTCTTCCATCCTCCACCAAAAGCTCGATCACTCTTGTTGCGATCGCACGTCTGTAAAGGTTAAAGCTGCTTAAGATGATCGCATGTGGTGTGTCATCAATGATAATATCAACACCAAGCACCATTTCAAGGGTCTTGATATTACGTCCCTCTTTGCCAATGATCCTACCTTTTAGCTCATCGTTTTTAATATTTACGACATTTATCAGACGCTCAGCTGCAAATTCTCCAGCAAATCTTGACGTAGCCTGCGCCAAGATGTAATTAACTCTCTTTTTAGCCTCTCTTTTTGCCTCTTCTTCGTACTTTCTAACGATGTGAGCGATGTCAGCACGTGACTTCTCTTCGACCTTTTTAAGCACGACCTCTTTTGCCTCTTCCTCCGTTAAACCAGCAGCGTGCTCAAGCACTCTTATCGCCTCTTCTACTTTGTTTTGATAAGTCGCTTTTAAATTTAAGCCCTCTTCGTAAGTGATCTTCGCATCTTGCTTATCTTTTTCAAAAAGCTCTTTGCTCTCATTTAAAAGCTCTTGCTCATTTAGCAAAATTTTCTCTTTTTTGGTCAGCTCATCAAATTTACTCGCATACTCTTTTTGAAGCTTTGTTGTTTTGTCATCGTATCTTTTTTTAGCCTCAAATTCAGCCTCTTGTACTGAAATTTTAGAATTTTTAAGCGTTAGTTCAGCTTCGTATTCTATTGCTTTTGCTTTTGCTTTTGCTTGTTCTAAGAAGATGTTGTAGTTTGCATCATTTATCTTTTTGGCGTAGAGATACCCTGCTCCAACGCCCGCCACACCGGCTCCTAAGCCTATTAAAACCTCTATCATTTATTCCTCTTTTTATATAATTTTTATTTGGGGTTATATAAAAGTCTGCTACCGCGTCTTGTGCATTTGAAAGTACATCTTTGGTGTAAAAGTCTTTTATCTCAAGAAAAACTATCCGTTTTGGCTTAATGGGCAAAGAGTTAAAAAATCTATCATAAAATCCTTTTCCGTGCCCTATCCTAGCCATAGCTCCATCAACCCCAATCGCTGGAACTACTGCCATATCAAGTCTAACATTATCCATTTTTTTGCCAGATGGCTGTCTGACGTTAAATTTATAAGTTATAAATGGCAGTCGCAATCTTACCATCTCTAAGCTAAGACCTACCATAAAAGGGGCAAAAATTTCACATTTATGCGATAAATTTCGCCTTATTTTAAGCACATCAACTTCGTAGTTAAGTGGCAAATAAAACAATACTTTCTTAGAATTTGTAAAATTTATCAATTTTAAAAGAGTTTTCGTAGCTTTATAATGCGAGCATTTGGCCTTAAATTTAGTAAGTTT
This window harbors:
- a CDS encoding NAD(P)-dependent oxidoreductase, giving the protein MVKAVQISLKQGYDVTAIVRNKEYKNDTVKVIYKDIFDIAKSDLADFDAVISAFAAWTPETFPLHKKIAAHLANLLEGSDTRLLVVGGAGTLFVDDKGTMVMDTPDFPAAYIGVAKATAESYFELKGRSDLLWTYVSPAGDYDASGAHTGKYTLGGDNLILNSKNESYISYADLAIAIIDELKNKKFIQKRFTAVSKRE
- a CDS encoding lipid-binding SYLF domain-containing protein, translated to MKFLFSILLFFSLGFASEELVLDSANSFITTMRGARNAPIKELIEQSKATIIFPSVKKVGFVVGGMGGDGIMVVGNINSPSEILPVSISGGSIGIQLGYEDSSLVLFIFKDSIIHDIKDAKITLDTKLSVAFGDIGRNYSKVSDFKFSSDIYAYAANDGFFAGASFGGAVISAREEILKQSGYAYEQLIASASKLLGD
- a CDS encoding ComEA family DNA-binding protein produces the protein MKKIIFSLLVAASTLLAAINLNTATKEELMSLDGIGSSKADAIIEYRKANKFNSIEDIKNVNGIGDKTFENLKSDISVSGTTKIDETKAKTKSKKDDTKQKVSKKSDEVKEKKDGAKDSVKEVKDKKESPKDKAEKKSKAKKEKSKE
- the rny gene encoding ribonuclease Y; protein product: MIEVLIGLGAGVAGVGAGYLYAKKINDANYNIFLEQAKAKAKAIEYEAELTLKNSKISVQEAEFEAKKRYDDKTTKLQKEYASKFDELTKKEKILLNEQELLNESKELFEKDKQDAKITYEEGLNLKATYQNKVEEAIRVLEHAAGLTEEEAKEVVLKKVEEKSRADIAHIVRKYEEEAKREAKKRVNYILAQATSRFAGEFAAERLINVVNIKNDELKGRIIGKEGRNIKTLEMVLGVDIIIDDTPHAIILSSFNLYRRAIATRVIELLVEDGRIQPARIEDLHKKVTEEFEQSIQEEGENIVMDLGLNKIHPEIVKLIGKLKFRASYGQNALAHSLEVAHLAGIIAAECGGDEKLAKRAGILHDIGKALTHEYEGSHVDLGAEICKRYKEHPVVINAIYAHHGHEEATSIESAAVCAADALSAARPGARREVLESFLKRVEEIENIAKSKDGIKQAYAINAGREIRVIANAKLINDDEAVLVAKEIAQEIESKVQYPGEIKVSVIRETRAVDFAK
- a CDS encoding 5-formyltetrahydrofolate cyclo-ligase, whose amino-acid sequence is MSVNLEKNEFRKNARANLMKLTKFKAKCSHYKATKTLLKLINFTNSKKVLFYLPLNYEVDVLKIRRNLSHKCEIFAPFMVGLSLEMVRLRLPFITYKFNVRQPSGKKMDNVRLDMAVVPAIGVDGAMARIGHGKGFYDRFFNSLPIKPKRIVFLEIKDFYTKDVLSNAQDAVADFYITPNKNYIKRGINDRGFNRLRSRCGGRWSRVSLRQKDK
- a CDS encoding Rrf2 family transcriptional regulator, whose product is MQVGIKFSTAIHVVLAAYFFKDEKVTSEFIAGSINTNPVIVRRLLGTLKAAGLVNVVAGVGGVSLAKEPKDITLLQIFNAVNDKEKLFKIHSDSPKACPLGSKIEGLLTGHFLKAQEALEDSLRSITLQDLLDELIDL
- a CDS encoding DedA family protein; the encoded protein is MQDIINSVSTYGYIVLFFYSLGGGMVALIAAGILSFAGKMDITLSIIVAAVANTIGDTLIFYLARFNKSSLMPYIKNHKRKLAYAGILAKKHGDKIIFIKKFIYGVKTLVPIALGLTKYSFYKFSIINLISSVLWAAIIGFASFKAGDYFVGASDYLGEHGYIMPLAMVCLLLGIWFFLQHITKRRKA
- a CDS encoding DUF945 family protein, coding for MKKVISALIVVIMVAIGAVYFASNEVEKNYQRIVNDLNNIKGFKISNNNYKKGFFGSKGSFDFSVSKDLLENIFGKNVNEDLVFKVENEISHTALAFIDGFEIDSKISIQNDMIKNIIATFMGSNVIATTKTKVSLTGDKDVDIKFSNIEFNDKQKTAFNTKDIKIGMTLDSKDSINSLKVEADKIVLKDFSEYNKVDLNIEGFYIDSSYKEPVKISKILESQLVPYLAKVKFKRVSFASNDVSNVLIDDFKYDSKFEISNDLGRSDDVIKIGIVAVDKVKYTDFVFDSKIANINVPALNNVLDKLNNLNNEENYNVLAGLNFDETVDQILEKNPTIKIDTLSFKKGDKALKLNLDAAVNGFKKGTNQSEIFDKLSLSGKISVDESLANFFDTLVPEVAFVEPTLISAGYFKEEDKKVISEFKYDPNKKDIIFNGKVGLQNFFMGF